The Candidatus Thorarchaeota archaeon genome includes a window with the following:
- a CDS encoding transcriptional regulator, producing MLTRRQRIAKLLEEIGQPLTAIDIREILELESISNIYEDLTHIAKSVQNEGKQLLMRPASCGDCGFVFRSRTKPDTPSRCPECKSEWIRMPAYTIVEKEN from the coding sequence ATGCTTACTCGTCGCCAACGAATAGCGAAGCTCCTTGAAGAAATCGGTCAACCCCTCACAGCAATCGACATACGAGAAATTCTGGAACTGGAAAGCATCTCGAATATCTATGAGGACTTGACTCACATAGCGAAAAGCGTTCAAAATGAAGGAAAGCAACTCCTGATGCGACCAGCCAGTTGTGGAGATTGTGGATTCGTCTTCAGAAGCCGAACGAAGCCCGATACACCTTCAAGATGTCCAGAATGTAAATCAGAATGGATTCGCATGCCCGCATATACAATTGTTGAGAAAGAAAACTAG
- a CDS encoding 5,10-methylenetetrahydromethanopterin reductase — protein sequence MEEIALEIVPDERVETAVLLAIKAEENGFSNVWVTDHYNHHGVWPLLAAVASRTNNILLGPGVTNPYTINPCVIASSIATIHEMSEGRAVLGLGAGDKSTLESIGIDRKKPVTAVREAVEIIRSLLSGEQVTMDGSVFSTRNARLNLNVESNNHGIDIYLGAQGPQMLQTARTVSDGILLNASHPRDVMAARNIIAEACQGTHREADSLKLVCYSSFCLLDEREDIPLESKIVVAYIVGGSSRKVLERHDIDIVKKKT from the coding sequence ATGGAAGAAATCGCGTTAGAAATTGTACCAGACGAACGAGTTGAAACAGCAGTTCTGCTGGCTATTAAGGCCGAAGAAAATGGATTCAGCAATGTATGGGTAACTGATCACTACAACCACCATGGCGTGTGGCCTCTATTGGCTGCTGTTGCCTCTCGAACCAACAATATACTGCTGGGACCCGGTGTAACGAATCCCTATACAATTAATCCCTGTGTTATTGCCTCTTCTATTGCTACGATTCACGAAATGAGTGAAGGTAGAGCTGTATTAGGACTGGGCGCAGGTGACAAGTCTACCCTTGAATCCATAGGCATTGACAGAAAGAAGCCTGTAACAGCGGTCAGGGAGGCAGTAGAAATTATCAGAAGTCTTCTTAGTGGAGAACAGGTCACTATGGACGGCTCAGTATTTTCTACGAGAAACGCAAGACTGAACTTGAACGTGGAGAGCAATAATCATGGAATAGATATCTATCTAGGAGCTCAAGGTCCACAGATGCTCCAGACCGCTCGCACAGTTTCGGATGGGATTCTTTTGAATGCAAGTCATCCTCGGGATGTCATGGCTGCTAGAAACATAATTGCAGAAGCATGCCAAGGTACTCATCGTGAAGCGGATTCCCTCAAACTCGTCTGTTACTCATCTTTTTGCCTTCTTGATGAGAGAGAAGACATACCGCTGGAATCAAAAATCGTTGTTGCCTATATCGTGGGTGGTAGTTCAAGAAAGGTGTTGGAACGTCACGACATCGATATAGTAAAGAAAAAGACT
- a CDS encoding phosphotransferase produces MTENFDADLHLHSSHSIGVSPRMSIPNMAQAAKKKGLDILGTGDATQPDWLEHLRNNLIPESGCFRYEDIWFILTTEIEDENSVHHLVLLPDFDAVRHLIRLVKPHSPNVEDEWGGRPRANLNAERLAGMVRDVGGLIGPAHAFTPFRSIFRQGQNETLQECYGSEAGNIKFLELGLSADTILADHIPELRSLTFITSSDAHSPSPDKIGREFLRLEIEKPSYHELSLALSRRQGRKPVANFGLNPRLGKYYLSFCPSCRRTLVLVEDSTFSRYDDLNIYMPCNSPDEQKRIVEDIAKREVTCPVDGKPIRLGVRDRAMAIGETKSVSPSHRPLYHHIPPLLDLVADALGIKSRSSKKVRSLYSKLRERFGDEIEILMKTNPALIEEINPDVSRMIDCFRKDNIEYQAGGGGRYGKLIGPWME; encoded by the coding sequence ATGACAGAGAATTTCGATGCTGACTTGCATCTCCATTCTTCCCACTCAATTGGTGTAAGCCCACGCATGTCGATTCCCAATATGGCACAAGCTGCCAAGAAAAAGGGTCTGGACATTCTGGGAACCGGTGATGCAACGCAACCTGACTGGCTAGAGCATCTTAGGAATAACCTAATACCTGAATCTGGGTGCTTTAGGTATGAAGACATATGGTTCATCCTAACTACTGAGATTGAGGACGAGAACTCGGTTCACCATCTGGTCCTTCTTCCCGATTTTGATGCTGTACGGCACCTCATCAGGCTTGTCAAGCCCCATTCTCCGAATGTAGAGGATGAATGGGGTGGTCGCCCCCGGGCCAATCTGAATGCTGAGAGATTGGCAGGAATGGTACGAGATGTTGGAGGCTTGATTGGCCCGGCGCATGCTTTTACTCCATTCCGCTCCATATTCAGACAAGGCCAAAATGAGACTTTGCAAGAATGCTATGGCTCAGAAGCTGGAAATATCAAGTTCTTGGAACTCGGTCTCTCCGCGGATACGATTCTGGCAGATCACATCCCCGAGCTAAGGTCTCTGACTTTCATAACATCGAGCGATGCTCATTCTCCGTCTCCAGACAAAATCGGACGTGAATTTCTCCGATTAGAAATTGAGAAACCATCATATCACGAGCTCTCCCTTGCCCTTTCCAGAAGACAAGGCAGAAAGCCCGTGGCAAACTTTGGGCTGAATCCACGGTTAGGTAAGTACTACCTATCTTTCTGTCCAAGCTGCAGAAGGACACTGGTTTTGGTTGAAGATTCCACATTCTCGAGATACGATGACCTCAACATCTACATGCCGTGCAATTCCCCAGATGAGCAGAAGAGAATAGTAGAAGACATTGCCAAGCGGGAAGTAACATGCCCTGTGGATGGAAAACCAATCCGGCTGGGGGTCAGAGATCGCGCCATGGCAATCGGAGAAACAAAATCCGTGTCCCCTTCTCATCGCCCACTCTATCATCATATTCCACCGTTGCTTGATTTGGTCGCCGATGCTCTAGGAATAAAATCCCGTTCTTCAAAGAAGGTTAGATCCCTCTATTCTAAGCTACGAGAACGATTTGGTGACGAGATAGAAATCCTGATGAAGACCAATCCCGCGTTGATCGAAGAAATCAATCCGGATGTATCGCGCATGATTGACTGTTTCAGAAAAGATAATATCGAGTACCAAGCTGGAGGCGGTGGGCGCTATGGTAAGCTCATAGGACCATGGATGGAATGA
- a CDS encoding alcohol dehydrogenase catalytic domain-containing protein yields the protein MHSLVLTQDGLQVADMPQPPVMPGEVRIEVRAVGICGTDIEIWQGEKEAPLPLILGHEISGVVHKSSVSDIEQGMMVTTEVDLSCGRCWYCKQGHTHICPKRKTIGIDVDGGMAEYLSVPASLIHPLPEDVSIQIGIFAEPLASAIGTAKQTGIKDNEPIAVIGSGRLGLLVAQVYDAYGAEVYLIGRNKWQLGLARRLGLRNTLLTSEDDWIKAIRDATQGVGPRVTVECTGTPEGAQMALKVVRSRGIVALKSLHGKNVPINTDSIVMKELRIIGSSRGPYDEALDMLQKGRIEVNRLVSKEFPLEKGEDAFRYSTKAEATKVIVRI from the coding sequence GTGCATTCACTTGTTTTGACACAGGATGGTTTGCAGGTCGCAGATATGCCACAACCTCCAGTTATGCCGGGGGAAGTGAGAATAGAGGTTCGTGCAGTCGGCATTTGTGGAACTGATATAGAGATTTGGCAGGGAGAAAAAGAAGCTCCGCTGCCATTGATACTTGGACATGAAATTAGTGGTGTCGTACACAAGAGTTCTGTTAGTGACATTGAACAGGGGATGATGGTTACAACCGAAGTAGACCTTTCTTGTGGACGTTGTTGGTATTGCAAGCAGGGTCATACCCACATCTGTCCAAAACGGAAGACCATTGGAATCGATGTCGATGGTGGAATGGCCGAATACCTGAGTGTTCCCGCGTCATTGATACATCCATTGCCTGAAGATGTGAGCATACAGATTGGGATATTTGCAGAACCACTCGCTTCCGCAATAGGAACTGCCAAACAAACCGGCATCAAAGACAATGAGCCAATAGCTGTTATCGGAAGTGGGAGACTTGGGCTTCTTGTTGCCCAAGTCTATGATGCATATGGGGCTGAAGTGTATCTGATTGGGCGGAATAAATGGCAGCTTGGTTTGGCGCGGCGATTGGGACTCAGGAACACTTTACTCACAAGTGAAGATGATTGGATTAAGGCGATTAGAGATGCAACACAGGGTGTGGGTCCACGTGTCACTGTCGAGTGTACTGGAACCCCGGAAGGTGCCCAAATGGCTCTTAAAGTAGTCCGAAGTCGCGGAATAGTAGCTCTGAAAAGTCTCCACGGTAAGAATGTACCTATAAATACTGATTCGATAGTGATGAAAGAACTGAGAATCATCGGCTCCAGTCGTGGACCTTATGATGAAGCTCTTGATATGTTGCAAAAAGGCAGAATTGAAGTAAATCGGCTGGTATCCAAGGAGTTTCCTTTGGAAAAAGGCGAAGACGCATTCAGATACTCGACGAAGGCTGAAGCAACGAAAGTAATAGTGAGGATATGA